AACAGCATTATGAAAGTCTTTTTCTTTTTTCAGAGGCCGCTCGGCACCCGGTGATGAAACTTCCAGAAAGTAATTTTGCTGAATCGGATCGAGTTCATCAAGCTTTTCACTTAACCGCTCGCTCACCTGGCCACATTCTTCAATATCCACACCGGTTTCCTTGTCAATAAATACTCGTAAGAACCAGCTTGAGCCTTCTTTCACAAATTCAACATCAACGAGTTCAAGGTTCATATCTTTCAGGATAGGCTCTGCCAGCTGCTCTGTTAGTTCAGTAATTTTACTCATCTGTTTCCTCCATCATCTCTGAAAAATGCCTGAAACAACACAAAAGAGCGGGCGGCACCCACTCTTTTGACGTCAGAGTTATCTAAAACATTTCCGAAATTATAATACCATATATTGCGAACCCGTGCAAATGCTCTAAAACAGAGAAAGCTGGTTCTGATCCGGCAGCCCTTCAAGGCATCCTTGAGAGTCGAGGTATTCAAGAATCGTTTTCGACACTTTCCCACGCTTCTGAAGATCCTCCTTCGACAGAAATTCTCCGCCTTTTCGTGCTTCCACGATGTTAATCGCGGCATTCGTACCAAGGCCCGGGATTGCATTAAACGGCGGGATCAGTGAATTTCCCTCGATTTTGAACTCTTTTGCATCTGATTTATACAGATCGACCTGTTTAAAGGAATATCCACGCTCACACATCTCGAGACAAAGCTCAAGGACTGTCAGCAGATTTTTCTCTTTCGGAGAAGCATCGAGACCTTTTGAATTAATCAGCTCGATTTTTGCCTTTATCGCCTGTGAACCGGCTGCCATCGCTTCAAGATCAAAATCCTCTGCACGCACGGTAAAGTAAGCCGCGTAATAAAGAATCGGATGATGGACCTTAAAATAGGCGATCCTTACTGCCATCAGCACGTAGGCTGCTGCGTGTGCTTTCGGGAACATGTATTTGATCTTTTTACAGGAATCAATGTACCAGTCGGGAACCCCATTATTTTTCATGTCTTCTTCCCACTCAGGATTTAATCCTTTACCTTTACGCACAAACTCCATAATTTTAAACGCAAGAGAAGGCTCAAGTCCCTGGTAAATGAGATAAACCATAATGTCATCCCGGCATCCGATTACATCAGACAGCTCACAGATCCCGTTATGAATCAGTTCCTGGGCATTGCCTAGCCATACGTCCGTTCCGTGCGACAGCCCTGAGATCTGTACGAGTTCAGAGAACGTCGTCGGTTTCGTATCCTCAAGCATCTGACGAACAAACCGTGTTCCAAACTCCGGTATGCCGAGCGTTCCTGTTTTACACAAAATCTGATCCTGGGTGACAC
The nucleotide sequence above comes from Jeotgalibacillus aurantiacus. Encoded proteins:
- the rimP gene encoding ribosome maturation factor RimP; amino-acid sequence: MSKITELTEQLAEPILKDMNLELVDVEFVKEGSSWFLRVFIDKETGVDIEECGQVSERLSEKLDELDPIQQNYFLEVSSPGAERPLKKEKDFHNAVGKQVFVKTYEPVEGFKEIEGVLDEYDGQSLTVTMTIKTRKKQITVPKEKVAKARLAVTFS